In Salana multivorans, a single genomic region encodes these proteins:
- the msrB gene encoding peptide-methionine (R)-S-oxide reductase MsrB yields MDYKVWKSDTEWRELLGADEYAVLREAATERPWTGELLDEAREGIYSCRACGAELFRAETKFESHCGWPSFYAPKESDAVELVEDRSLGMVRTEVRCATCGSHLGHVFDDAPQTPTGDRFCMNSVSLAFAPAESAGD; encoded by the coding sequence ATGGACTACAAGGTCTGGAAGAGCGACACCGAGTGGCGGGAGCTGCTCGGTGCCGACGAGTACGCCGTGCTGCGCGAGGCCGCGACGGAGCGTCCGTGGACGGGCGAGCTGCTGGACGAGGCCCGCGAGGGCATCTACTCCTGCCGCGCTTGCGGGGCAGAGCTGTTCCGCGCCGAGACCAAGTTCGAGTCGCACTGCGGCTGGCCGAGCTTCTACGCGCCGAAGGAGTCCGACGCCGTCGAGCTCGTCGAGGACCGCAGCCTCGGCATGGTGCGCACCGAGGTGCGCTGCGCGACCTGCGGCTCCCACCTCGGGCACGTGTTCGACGACGCTCCGCAGACGCCGACCGGCGACCGGTTCTGCATGAACTCCGTGTCGCTCGCGTTCGCCCCCGCCGAGTCCGCCGGCGACTGA
- a CDS encoding DEAD/DEAH box helicase yields the protein MTTSTSARQPARTSGPATPTPSFDSLGVPARLVADLAARGITEPFPIQAATLPDALAGRDVLGRGRTGSGKTLAFSLPLVTRLSGAKRAAAGRPRGLVLAPTRELATQIAQTLTPLARVAGLQVTTIFGGVGQNPQVSALRSGIDIVVACPGRLEDLKGQGHVSLDAVEITVLDEADHMADLGFLPGVTRILAATPAGGQRMLFSATLDAGVDKLVKRFLSTPVTHSVDPASSPVATLTHHLFEVPDVTAKRELVELLASGTGRRLLFMRTKHQARQMARRLTAAGIPAADLHGNLSQGARERNLAAFSSGEVRVMVATDIAARGIHVDDVDLVVHVDPPAEHKAYLHRSGRTARAGAGGDVVTILLPEQRGDVASLTRAAKIDAKVRPADAAAVARLVGEVAPRVAPQDAPSGAAQKPSGNGGGKAGGGKAGGRSGARGAAKAGTAQAGSPKSGARSGASAGARDGRPGTRADQADRPAAGGGRRRRGQRSAADGLRGESRGQGVRGGGAPAQSPATSGRGSSSTGRTASGAGRAASTTGRTPGRSQRRASSRGGAVYSTSTTGGSGFVQMSSR from the coding sequence GTGACCACCTCCACCTCCGCGCGTCAGCCTGCCCGCACCTCGGGCCCCGCGACGCCGACCCCCTCCTTCGACTCCCTCGGCGTCCCCGCCCGGCTCGTGGCCGACCTGGCCGCCCGCGGGATCACCGAGCCGTTCCCCATCCAGGCCGCCACGCTGCCCGACGCCCTCGCGGGCCGGGACGTGCTCGGCCGCGGCCGGACCGGCTCGGGCAAGACGCTCGCGTTCAGCCTGCCGCTCGTCACCCGGCTGTCGGGCGCCAAGCGCGCCGCCGCCGGCCGTCCGCGCGGTCTCGTGCTGGCGCCGACCCGCGAGCTCGCCACCCAGATCGCGCAGACCCTCACGCCGCTCGCCCGCGTGGCCGGCCTCCAGGTCACGACGATCTTCGGCGGCGTCGGCCAGAACCCGCAGGTCTCGGCGCTGCGCTCCGGCATCGACATCGTCGTCGCCTGCCCCGGCCGGCTCGAGGACCTCAAGGGCCAGGGCCACGTCAGCCTCGACGCCGTCGAGATCACCGTGCTCGACGAGGCCGACCACATGGCCGACCTCGGCTTCCTGCCCGGCGTGACGCGCATCCTCGCGGCGACGCCGGCCGGCGGCCAGCGGATGCTGTTCTCGGCGACGCTCGACGCGGGCGTCGACAAGCTCGTCAAGCGCTTCCTGTCCACGCCCGTGACGCACTCGGTCGACCCGGCCAGCTCGCCGGTCGCCACGCTGACGCACCACCTGTTCGAGGTGCCCGACGTGACGGCGAAGCGCGAGCTGGTCGAGCTGCTCGCCTCCGGGACCGGTCGCCGGCTCCTGTTCATGCGGACCAAGCACCAGGCCCGCCAGATGGCGCGGCGCCTCACGGCGGCCGGCATCCCCGCGGCCGACCTGCACGGCAACCTCTCCCAGGGGGCGCGCGAGCGCAACCTTGCGGCGTTCTCCTCGGGTGAGGTGCGCGTCATGGTCGCGACCGACATCGCGGCGCGCGGCATCCACGTCGACGACGTCGACCTGGTCGTGCACGTCGACCCGCCGGCCGAGCACAAGGCCTACTTGCACCGCTCGGGCCGCACGGCCCGCGCCGGGGCCGGCGGCGACGTCGTCACCATCCTGCTCCCGGAGCAGCGCGGCGACGTCGCGTCGCTCACCCGCGCCGCCAAGATCGACGCGAAGGTCCGCCCGGCCGACGCGGCTGCGGTCGCCCGACTCGTCGGTGAGGTCGCGCCGCGCGTGGCCCCGCAGGACGCCCCGTCGGGCGCCGCGCAGAAGCCGTCCGGCAACGGCGGCGGCAAGGCGGGCGGCGGCAAGGCGGGCGGCCGGTCGGGCGCCAGGGGCGCGGCGAAGGCCGGTACCGCCCAGGCCGGTTCGCCGAAGTCGGGCGCGCGGTCCGGTGCGTCTGCTGGCGCCCGTGACGGTCGGCCCGGGACGAGGGCCGACCAGGCCGATCGACCGGCCGCCGGCGGTGGCCGTCGCCGGCGCGGTCAGCGCTCCGCAGCCGACGGCCTGCGCGGGGAGTCCCGCGGGCAGGGCGTGCGCGGTGGCGGTGCCCCAGCGCAGAGCCCCGCGACGAGCGGGCGCGGCTCCTCGAGCACCGGGCGCACGGCGTCCGGCGCGGGGCGCGCCGCGTCGACCACGGGCCGCACGCCGGGCCGGTCGCAGCGACGCGCGTCCTCGCGCGGCGGTGCCGTCTACTCGACGTCGACCACCGGCGGCAGCGGCTTCGTCCAGATGTCCAGCCGCTGA
- a CDS encoding AEC family transporter: MTGVLEGFALIGAIILVGYVLGRTGILGERADAVLSRLAFFVGAPALLFVTLSQARVTTLVDARSLLSYALASAMILTYVLIARFVMRRPAAETVIGGLCAGYVNAGNLGIPIAVYALGGAQEAAPSMVFQLVVLAPASFVILDLLERRSSGIRVRDAVAPLLNPLVLASAAGVVCAATQWRPPEVVLAPLETLAGLAVPAMLLAFGISLRGAPVPGRSAVRPQLTLIVVLKSFVQPLLAWVVGTAIGLDAHALLAVVVIAALPTAQNVFTYAMRYDRGVMVTRESVLVTTILAVPVVLVAAAVLS, from the coding sequence GTGACCGGGGTCCTGGAGGGGTTCGCGCTGATCGGCGCGATCATCCTCGTCGGCTACGTCCTCGGCCGCACCGGCATCCTCGGCGAACGCGCCGACGCGGTCCTGTCGCGGCTCGCGTTCTTCGTCGGCGCGCCGGCGCTGCTGTTCGTCACGCTGAGCCAGGCGCGCGTCACCACGCTCGTCGACGCCCGCTCGCTGCTGTCCTACGCGCTCGCCAGCGCGATGATCCTCACCTACGTCCTGATCGCGCGGTTCGTCATGCGGCGTCCGGCGGCGGAGACGGTGATCGGCGGGCTCTGCGCCGGCTACGTCAACGCCGGCAACCTCGGCATCCCGATCGCGGTCTACGCGCTCGGCGGCGCCCAGGAGGCCGCGCCGAGCATGGTGTTCCAGCTCGTCGTCCTCGCCCCGGCGTCGTTCGTGATCCTCGACCTGCTGGAGCGCCGCAGCTCCGGCATCCGGGTGCGCGACGCCGTCGCGCCCCTGCTCAACCCGCTCGTGCTCGCGTCGGCCGCCGGAGTCGTCTGCGCGGCGACGCAGTGGCGGCCGCCGGAGGTCGTCCTCGCCCCGCTCGAGACGCTGGCCGGTCTGGCCGTCCCGGCCATGCTGCTCGCGTTCGGGATCTCGCTGCGCGGTGCGCCCGTGCCCGGGCGGTCGGCGGTCCGGCCGCAGCTCACGCTCATCGTCGTGCTCAAGTCCTTCGTCCAGCCGCTGCTCGCCTGGGTGGTCGGCACCGCGATCGGCCTCGACGCGCACGCGCTCCTCGCCGTCGTCGTCATCGCGGCGCTGCCGACGGCGCAGAACGTCTTCACCTACGCGATGCGGTACGACCGCGGCGTCATGGTGACCCGCGAGTCGGTGCTCGTCACGACGATCCTCGCGGTCCCCGTCGTGCTCGTCGCCGCGGCGGTGCTGTCATGA
- a CDS encoding EamA family transporter, producing MSRVRGGDRDGAGARLAAAVPAPALFLGAGVSMYYGAALAVGLFAVAGAVSVGWARLVVAAAVLLLLARPWSLPWTRRGLVAAAAFGVLLGAMNLLFYVAIDHLPLGAAVAVEFIGPVTVAVVTAGAGTAPWRRIVPPLLAAGGVAAISFGEIDWSALEAGSGVGVLFALAAGAAWAGYMVLGRRIAARASAQHAGSGDGADGDGADGDGADGGGVGAVAAAGAVVEVAAAEAAGRSRPTPGPLRTGMASLALGMTTAAILYAVVGAPGAGPLIGSWSALGLVVGVAVLSSVVPYALDQVSMQRLSTSQFALLNALLPATATLVGFVSLRQVPAAAELVGVAAISAAVALATRR from the coding sequence ATGAGCCGGGTGCGCGGCGGGGATCGCGACGGCGCAGGCGCGCGCCTGGCTGCGGCCGTGCCCGCACCGGCGCTGTTCCTCGGGGCCGGCGTCTCGATGTACTACGGGGCCGCGCTCGCGGTGGGGCTGTTCGCCGTCGCCGGCGCGGTGAGCGTCGGCTGGGCGCGGCTCGTCGTCGCCGCGGCGGTCCTGCTCCTGCTGGCCCGCCCGTGGTCGCTCCCGTGGACACGCCGCGGGCTCGTCGCGGCCGCGGCGTTCGGCGTGCTCCTCGGGGCGATGAACCTGCTGTTCTACGTCGCCATCGACCACCTGCCGCTCGGGGCCGCCGTCGCGGTCGAGTTCATCGGGCCCGTGACCGTCGCCGTCGTGACGGCCGGGGCGGGGACGGCGCCGTGGCGGCGCATCGTCCCGCCCCTCCTCGCGGCGGGCGGCGTCGCGGCGATCAGCTTCGGCGAGATCGACTGGTCGGCGCTCGAGGCCGGCAGCGGCGTCGGCGTGCTGTTCGCGCTCGCGGCCGGGGCCGCGTGGGCCGGGTACATGGTGCTGGGCCGGCGGATCGCGGCGCGCGCCTCGGCGCAGCACGCCGGCTCCGGTGACGGTGCCGACGGTGACGGTGCCGACGGTGACGGTGCTGACGGTGGTGGGGTCGGTGCCGTGGCTGCCGCGGGGGCGGTGGTGGAGGTAGCGGCCGCGGAGGCGGCCGGACGCTCGCGCCCGACGCCGGGGCCGCTGCGGACCGGCATGGCCTCGCTCGCGCTCGGCATGACCACCGCGGCGATCCTCTACGCCGTCGTGGGTGCGCCGGGGGCCGGACCGCTGATCGGCTCCTGGTCGGCGCTCGGTCTGGTCGTCGGCGTGGCGGTGCTCTCCTCCGTCGTGCCGTACGCACTCGACCAGGTGTCGATGCAGCGGCTCTCGACGTCGCAGTTCGCGCTGCTGAACGCGCTGCTGCCGGCGACGGCGACCCTCGTCGGGTTCGTCTCGCTGCGCCAGGTGCCGGCGGCGGCGGAGCTCGTCGGCGTCGCGGCGATCTCGGCGGCGGTCGCGCTCGCGACCCGGCGCTAG
- a CDS encoding GlsB/YeaQ/YmgE family stress response membrane protein: MGFISLLILGLIAGAIAGAILKDRAPGGFLATLVVGVIGAVLGGWIGSAISGEGLKGFFDLWSWILAIGGSLLVLLIYGAISGRKR; this comes from the coding sequence ATGGGCTTCATCTCCTTGCTCATCCTTGGCCTGATCGCCGGCGCCATCGCCGGGGCCATCCTCAAGGACCGCGCGCCCGGCGGGTTCTTGGCCACGCTGGTCGTCGGCGTCATCGGCGCCGTGCTCGGCGGGTGGATCGGGAGCGCCATCTCCGGGGAGGGGCTCAAGGGGTTCTTCGACCTCTGGAGCTGGATCCTGGCGATCGGTGGCTCCCTCCTGGTCCTCCTGATCTACGGGGCCATCTCGGGCAGGAAGCGCTGA